In a genomic window of Xylophilus rhododendri:
- a CDS encoding cobyric acid synthase codes for MTARCVMVLGTTSGAGKSWLTTALCRWYADQGLKVAPFKAQNMSNNARVVTGGEIGSAQYFQALAARAVPDVRMNPVLLKPERDTASQLVLMGQVDTALSRLPWRERSAHVWPFVADALAALRAENDVVVIEGAGSPAEINLQSSDIVNMKVARHGDARCLLVTDIDRGGAFAHLYGTWALLPEADRALLRGFVLNKFRGDASLLAPGPEMLREMTGVPTVATVPMFWRHGLPEEDGVFDDRPAGAAGTVRRTIAVVAYPRISNLDEYQALKNIEGVRLVWARTPAELHAADWIVLPGSKHTSGDLAWMRSQGLDAAVTTHAARGRPVLGICGGLQMLGEALVDAHGIDGNGPGLGLLPLVTAFSPEKTVRHTRASFGTVRGSWSALSGVALSGYEIHQGQTAPRPDLAAPHAVLPAGLGWQNAHGNVLGVYLHGMFEDPAVLHALFGAGAPTLDSVFDGLAAMADRCFDPHVLDGLID; via the coding sequence GTGACCGCGCGCTGCGTGATGGTGCTGGGCACCACCAGCGGCGCCGGCAAGAGCTGGCTGACCACGGCCCTGTGCCGCTGGTACGCCGACCAGGGCCTGAAGGTCGCGCCCTTCAAGGCGCAGAACATGAGCAACAACGCCCGGGTGGTGACCGGCGGCGAGATCGGCAGCGCCCAGTACTTCCAGGCCCTGGCCGCGCGCGCCGTGCCCGATGTGCGCATGAACCCGGTGCTGCTCAAGCCCGAGCGCGACACCGCCAGCCAGCTGGTGCTGATGGGCCAGGTCGACACCGCCCTGTCGCGCCTGCCCTGGCGCGAACGCAGCGCCCATGTCTGGCCCTTCGTGGCCGATGCGCTAGCTGCGCTGCGCGCCGAGAACGACGTGGTGGTCATCGAAGGCGCCGGCTCGCCCGCCGAGATCAACCTGCAGTCCAGCGACATCGTCAACATGAAGGTGGCGCGCCACGGCGATGCCCGCTGCCTGCTGGTCACCGACATCGACCGCGGCGGCGCCTTCGCCCATCTCTACGGCACCTGGGCGCTGCTGCCCGAGGCCGACCGCGCACTGCTGCGCGGCTTCGTGCTCAACAAATTCCGCGGCGACGCCAGCCTGCTGGCACCCGGCCCCGAGATGCTGCGCGAGATGACCGGCGTGCCCACGGTGGCCACCGTGCCCATGTTCTGGCGCCACGGCCTGCCGGAAGAAGACGGCGTGTTCGACGACCGCCCGGCCGGCGCCGCCGGCACGGTGCGCCGCACCATCGCGGTGGTGGCCTATCCGCGCATCAGCAACCTGGACGAATACCAGGCGCTGAAGAACATCGAAGGCGTGCGCCTGGTCTGGGCCCGCACGCCGGCAGAACTGCATGCCGCCGACTGGATCGTACTGCCCGGCTCCAAGCACACCAGCGGCGACCTGGCCTGGATGCGCTCGCAGGGCCTGGACGCCGCCGTCACCACCCACGCCGCCCGCGGCCGGCCGGTGCTGGGCATCTGCGGCGGCCTGCAGATGCTGGGCGAGGCCCTGGTCGATGCCCACGGCATCGACGGCAACGGCCCCGGCCTGGGCCTGCTGCCGCTGGTCACCGCCTTCTCACCCGAGAAGACGGTGCGCCACACCCGCGCCAGCTTCGGCACGGTGCGCGGCAGCTGGTCGGCGCTGTCGGGCGTTGCGCTGTCCGGCTACGAGATCCACCAGGGCCAGACCGCACCGCGCCCCGACCTGGCCGCGCCGCATGCGGTGCTGCCCGCCGGCCTGGGCTGGCAGAACGCGCACGGCAATGTGCTGGGGGTGTACTTGCACGGCATGTTCGAGGACCCGGCCGTGCTGCACGCCCTGTTCGGCGCCGGGGCCCCCACGCTCGACAGCGTCTTCGACGGCCTGGCCGCGATGGCTGATCGATGTTTCGACCCGCATGTACTGGACGGTTTGATCGACTGA
- a CDS encoding NYN domain-containing protein, producing the protein MARPDNEDNRSVALYWDFENLHASLVEDRYGEGTYGKTDNRFKVQEPLVDVQAIVELAASFGPVAINRGYCNWQFYGRYRDALLQGAVELIQLFPPGASAKNGADIKLCLDAVEDIQRFSHIGTVIIVGGDSDFMPVSQKIKAAGRTLVGIGTRRSTNRHWAKSCHEFRYYENLIEQPPEELPPETPAAPPPPPLDPAAEMLRRAVHLLAETKGDPWVNKGSIFHMIKRLDPTFDPKEYGHANFPAMVKALDGIVEVRKGDSDQQVRLL; encoded by the coding sequence ATGGCACGCCCCGACAACGAAGACAACCGGTCCGTCGCCCTTTACTGGGACTTCGAGAACCTGCACGCCAGCCTGGTGGAAGACCGCTACGGCGAGGGCACCTACGGCAAGACCGACAACCGCTTCAAGGTGCAGGAGCCGCTGGTGGACGTGCAGGCCATCGTCGAGCTGGCCGCCTCCTTCGGCCCGGTGGCGATCAACCGGGGCTACTGCAACTGGCAGTTCTACGGCCGTTACCGCGACGCGCTGCTGCAGGGCGCGGTCGAGCTGATCCAGCTCTTCCCGCCCGGCGCCTCGGCCAAGAACGGGGCGGACATCAAGCTCTGCCTGGACGCGGTGGAAGACATCCAGCGCTTCAGCCATATCGGCACCGTCATCATCGTCGGCGGCGACAGCGACTTCATGCCCGTCTCGCAGAAGATCAAGGCCGCCGGCCGCACCCTCGTGGGCATCGGCACCCGGCGCTCCACCAACCGCCACTGGGCCAAGAGCTGCCACGAGTTCCGCTACTACGAGAACCTGATCGAGCAACCGCCCGAGGAACTGCCGCCCGAGACCCCCGCCGCCCCGCCGCCGCCCCCGCTCGACCCGGCCGCCGAGATGCTGCGCCGCGCGGTGCACCTGCTGGCCGAGACCAAGGGCGACCCCTGGGTGAACAAGGGCTCGATCTTCCACATGATCAAGCGCCTCGACCCCACCTTCGACCCCAAGGAATACGGCCACGCCAACTTCCCCGCCATGGTGAAGGCGCTGGACGGCATCGTGGAAGTCAGAAAAGGCGATTCCGACCAGCAGGTTCGATTGCTGTGA
- a CDS encoding aminotransferase class I/II-fold pyridoxal phosphate-dependent enzyme, whose translation MPYRAHGGPDASGPAPFDFSTNANACGPCPSALSAVMRADPRAYPDPAYQALRHDLAAHHGVDVARIVPAASASEAILRLTARAVQRGIRRAVLPGYAYGDYRHAAEAWGLEVQLRGADTAHALAWACDPSSPLGLSDTPGESDGAALRVVDRAYAPLRLEGPDPWAGPSADRFWQLWTPNKALGMTGIRAAYLVAPPGAQDEAAALDRLAPSWPIGSHGVAMLDAWCRADTQAWLADSLETLRGWKLAQLNLCEDLGWHCLPSVANFFAVRLPESTPSDLPARLRALGVQVRDCASFGLPGHLRLGVLPPPAQRALADAVARSL comes from the coding sequence ATGCCCTACCGCGCCCATGGCGGACCGGATGCTTCCGGTCCGGCCCCCTTTGATTTCTCGACCAACGCCAACGCCTGCGGCCCTTGCCCGAGCGCGCTGTCCGCCGTGATGCGGGCCGACCCGCGCGCCTACCCCGATCCCGCCTATCAAGCCCTGCGCCACGACCTGGCCGCCCACCACGGCGTGGACGTGGCGCGCATCGTGCCCGCGGCCAGCGCCAGCGAGGCCATCCTGCGCCTGACCGCCCGCGCGGTGCAGCGCGGCATCCGGCGAGCCGTGCTGCCCGGCTATGCCTACGGCGACTACCGCCACGCCGCCGAAGCCTGGGGCCTGGAAGTTCAGCTGCGCGGCGCCGACACCGCCCATGCGCTGGCCTGGGCCTGTGACCCATCGAGCCCGCTGGGCCTGTCCGACACCCCGGGCGAGAGCGACGGCGCCGCGCTGCGGGTGGTCGACCGCGCCTATGCGCCGCTGCGCCTGGAAGGCCCCGACCCCTGGGCCGGCCCCTCCGCCGACCGCTTCTGGCAGCTGTGGACCCCCAACAAGGCCCTGGGCATGACCGGCATCCGTGCCGCCTATCTGGTGGCGCCGCCCGGCGCGCAGGACGAGGCCGCAGCGCTCGACCGCCTCGCGCCGTCCTGGCCCATCGGCAGCCACGGCGTGGCCATGCTCGATGCCTGGTGCCGGGCGGACACCCAGGCCTGGCTGGCCGACAGCCTGGAGACCCTGCGCGGCTGGAAACTCGCCCAGCTCAACCTCTGCGAAGACCTGGGCTGGCACTGCCTGCCCTCGGTCGCCAACTTCTTCGCCGTGCGCCTGCCCGAGTCCACCCCGTCCGACCTGCCGGCCCGCCTGCGCGCCCTGGGCGTGCAGGTGCGCGACTGCGCCTCCTTCGGCCTGCCCGGCCACCTGCGCCTGGGCGTGCTGCCGCCGCCGGCGCAAAGGGCATTGGCCGACGCGGTGGCGCGCTCCCTCTAA
- the cbiB gene encoding adenosylcobinamide-phosphate synthase CbiB: protein MSGLPWAVAALAVLLALGVDIALGEPRRWHPVVGMGRYLGWAGRRVAPLGDCPPGRDMPAFWRGAAAWFVGGLACVLIAWAVQDLAMRLLHPWLAAAVLGLALKPLLAWRMLRDETSAVEAALADSLGAGRARLSRLVSRDTSVLTASEVRESAIESLAENFNDSVIAPLFWFLLLGLPGAALYRFANTADAMWGYRGSRQGRCWEWAGKWTARADDLLSWLPARLSAALMLVGAPLAAWRALPAQARITLSPNGGWPMGAMALRLGVRLGKPGHYLLFPEGRVPQAADTAAALRCTGRIVLSIGLLALLGGVLP, encoded by the coding sequence TTGAGCGGACTGCCCTGGGCCGTCGCCGCGCTGGCCGTGCTGCTGGCGCTGGGGGTGGACATCGCCCTGGGCGAGCCGCGCCGCTGGCATCCGGTGGTGGGCATGGGGCGTTACCTCGGCTGGGCCGGCAGGCGGGTGGCGCCCCTGGGTGACTGCCCGCCGGGCCGCGACATGCCGGCTTTCTGGCGAGGTGCCGCGGCCTGGTTTGTCGGCGGACTGGCCTGCGTGCTGATCGCCTGGGCCGTGCAGGACCTGGCGATGCGCCTGCTGCATCCCTGGCTCGCCGCCGCCGTGCTCGGCCTGGCGCTCAAGCCTCTGCTGGCCTGGCGCATGCTGCGCGACGAGACCTCGGCGGTGGAAGCCGCGCTGGCCGATTCGCTGGGCGCCGGCCGGGCGCGGCTGTCCCGCCTGGTCAGCCGCGACACCTCGGTCTTGACCGCCTCGGAAGTCCGCGAATCCGCCATCGAAAGCCTGGCCGAGAACTTCAACGATTCGGTGATCGCGCCCCTGTTCTGGTTCCTGCTGCTGGGCCTGCCCGGCGCCGCGCTCTACCGTTTCGCCAATACCGCCGATGCGATGTGGGGCTATCGGGGCAGCCGCCAGGGCCGCTGCTGGGAATGGGCCGGCAAGTGGACGGCGCGGGCCGACGACCTGCTGTCCTGGCTGCCCGCCCGCCTGTCGGCCGCCCTGATGCTGGTCGGCGCGCCCCTGGCCGCGTGGCGCGCATTGCCCGCGCAAGCGCGCATCACCCTATCCCCCAACGGCGGCTGGCCCATGGGCGCCATGGCCCTGCGCCTGGGCGTGCGCCTGGGCAAGCCCGGCCACTACCTGCTGTTCCCCGAAGGCCGCGTGCCGCAGGCGGCAGACACAGCCGCCGCCCTGCGCTGCACCGGCCGCATCGTCCTTTCCATCGGTTTGCTCGCACTGCTGGGCGGAGTACTGCCCTGA
- the cobO gene encoding cob(I)yrinic acid a,c-diamide adenosyltransferase has product MQIETPPTEKPYEKPEGERRGLVIVNTGDGKGKSTSAFGLAMRAHGRGKPVHIYQFMKVPSARFGEHRIFEQLGIPIEGLGDGFSWKSQDLERSAQLARDGWVKARNAILSGEFFLVVLDEITYPLIYGWLPLQDVLDTLRQRPREVHVCLTGRRCPPEIIELADTVTEMTMVKHAFQAGVPAQRGIED; this is encoded by the coding sequence ATGCAAATCGAAACCCCACCCACCGAGAAGCCCTACGAGAAGCCCGAGGGCGAACGCCGCGGCCTGGTCATCGTCAACACCGGCGACGGCAAGGGCAAAAGCACCTCGGCCTTCGGACTGGCCATGCGCGCCCATGGCCGCGGCAAGCCGGTGCACATCTACCAGTTCATGAAGGTGCCCTCGGCGCGCTTCGGCGAACACCGCATCTTCGAACAACTGGGCATTCCCATCGAGGGCCTGGGCGACGGCTTCAGCTGGAAGAGCCAGGACCTGGAGCGCAGCGCGCAGCTGGCGCGCGACGGCTGGGTGAAGGCACGCAACGCCATCCTGTCGGGCGAGTTCTTCCTGGTGGTGCTCGACGAGATCACCTACCCGCTGATCTACGGCTGGCTGCCGCTGCAGGACGTGCTCGACACCCTGCGCCAGCGCCCGCGCGAGGTGCATGTGTGCCTGACCGGCCGGCGCTGCCCGCCCGAGATCATCGAGCTGGCCGATACCGTCACCGAGATGACCATGGTCAAACATGCCTTCCAGGCCGGCGTGCCGGCGCAGCGGGGCATCGAGGATTGA
- a CDS encoding ABC transporter ATP-binding protein — protein MNTALSARGLHARLGRAEVLHGIALDLPAGCWTSIVGPNGAGKSTLLKLLAGLLPASAGKVELQGRALSDWPARERARQLAWLGQGEGADGGADDLSAWDVAMLGRLPHRPWLAPPGPADRAAVEQALRATHAWDWRDRPLGELSGGERQRVLLARALAVQARVLLMDEPLANLDPPHQSDWLALVRGLAAQGAAVVSVLHEIGFALHADHVVVLQAGRVLHAGAPHDAATHAALEAVFEHRIAIVPLEGGWAVVPRA, from the coding sequence ATGAACACCGCCCTGAGTGCCCGCGGCCTGCACGCCCGCCTGGGCCGTGCCGAGGTGCTGCACGGCATAGCTCTCGATTTGCCGGCCGGCTGCTGGACCAGCATCGTCGGGCCCAACGGCGCCGGCAAGTCCACCCTGCTGAAGCTATTGGCCGGCCTGCTGCCCGCCAGCGCCGGAAAGGTGGAACTGCAGGGCAGGGCGCTGTCCGACTGGCCGGCCCGCGAACGCGCCCGCCAGCTCGCCTGGCTGGGCCAGGGCGAAGGGGCCGACGGCGGTGCCGACGACCTCAGCGCCTGGGACGTGGCCATGCTCGGCCGCCTGCCGCACCGCCCCTGGCTGGCGCCGCCCGGCCCGGCCGACCGCGCCGCCGTCGAACAGGCGCTGCGCGCCACCCATGCCTGGGACTGGCGCGACCGTCCCCTGGGCGAACTCTCCGGCGGCGAACGCCAGCGGGTACTGCTGGCGCGTGCGCTGGCGGTGCAGGCCCGGGTGCTGCTGATGGACGAGCCCCTGGCCAACCTCGATCCGCCCCACCAGTCCGACTGGCTGGCCCTGGTGCGCGGCCTGGCCGCACAGGGCGCGGCCGTGGTCAGCGTGCTGCACGAGATCGGCTTCGCCCTGCACGCCGACCATGTCGTGGTGCTGCAGGCCGGCCGGGTGCTGCATGCCGGCGCGCCGCACGATGCGGCCACCCATGCGGCGCTGGAAGCCGTCTTCGAACACCGCATCGCCATCGTGCCGCTGGAAGGCGGCTGGGCCGTCGTGCCGCGCGCCTGA